Below is a genomic region from Cydia strobilella chromosome 24, ilCydStro3.1, whole genome shotgun sequence.
TATCACTACTTATACACGACACCGCGCTCCCTGTGTCGATTTCCATAGACAAAACTTCATCATCTACACATAACGATAGGCTTACCGATTTATAATCGTTTAGGCAGAGATGATACAGGTCTTCTTCGACGTCGGACCCCGACGTACCCTCTCCTTCATACTGAGTCTCGCCATCCTCTGCCAGGACATGGTGTAGGGCGCGACTGGGGCGCCGCGCGCCCCTGCGGCCGCCGGTGCCCCGGCGCCGAGCGCCGCCACCGCTGCTACCGCTCGCCCCACGAGCGCCGCCGCCCGAGCCACGGGCGCCGCTGCCACTACCACCTGCCATCCTTGCCGGACACACGCGTTTTAAGTGACCTACGTTACCACATTTGTTACACTGAAAATCTTTGTAAGGACATTGGACGTCACGGTGACCTAACCTTCCGCACACTGCACAAATTACATTGCTAGCGCCATTACCGCCACGCGGCTGCCACGATGTGAGTGCATGTACCGTCTCGGCTCTCTCTCCCGCATCGCCCTTCTCGCTCATACTCACACGCTCCACATAAGTACTCCAATTGCCCGCCGAGACCTCGAACGCTTTTATTTTTCCCACGGACATTTTTTATACGAACAGCCAATTCTCGGTTCTTGAAATTAAATCCCATCCTCGTCGCCACTGAGGTATATGCATAAAAGAAACACGCACGTCCGTTCACTTAGCTATTTATTGCGAGACTAAATGGTCTGCAGAGGGCGCATCCGAATGCACCGCGATACATGACAAGTACCGTTAGgtacgtaagtaggtacatacattacaCTATCTAAATCCTAAATCTCTATCTATACTATACTATCTATCTATACTATCTAAGTAGCGGACGGACTttttctagggggtaactgcacaaaagatccctatgggtcgaagtgtatccgcaagggcccccgaaactatcagataagataagataagatactaTCTAAAAGGTCAACCTACCAAACCTCCTTAGGCCCAAGGTTCTACCTATAGTACTTCTTGAGTTCGATGCAATGAAACCaaagatgaaatttaaatcatattcaatagggaatattactgcaatgttctgtcgCCAGAGTGCAcatactaaaccatagagtaacatatacatactatgcctaaaacagttttttgacaagttttcactatgacatgaCGTgacaaggcggtttgtttacaggtggcctaccgcgaaacgcgaaaatcgaaatatcGTTAtctgatcgaatttaaactgttgtaagACACACGGCCCAACCCCAATCGCAAccccaaccggctttctcgAGGCGCGCGCAGCGGGCgtcgcggcgcgcggcagtacgcaatacacggtcgtgtcggtcgtcgtgaacgctgctcgcactattagtgcttgagaaaggagacctaggctctccgaaacatgtcgcgcgagtgactaaaacaagtaagtctaaaccttaaaattatttatttatttatttatggtaagGAGGACCAACAGCTAtacacttacaataaacaacaagattaaaacaggaagccaattacaggaactcacaggtagttacaaaatattcaattttaaactaatgctaaagtgccctccacactcatgcgcgaatcacggcgcgaagccgcgaacgcgagtgtggagtcgatttcgctgattagcgaactagactccagactcgcgttcgcggcttcgcgccgtgattcgcgcatgagtgtagaGGGCCCTTAACACTTACGCACACACGCATGCGTAcaaaaaagagagaaaaaaagcatacctaattgaaaattaatggcAATAGAAGCCTTACAATAATCCAAAGTTACAAAACTTAGTTCATTAGCCCCTCTAGGGGCTTCTAGTTATAGTTATTCTAATAACAACAGAGGTCTCTAGAGTTCAAGATGAAAACaaactaaagtaaaattaatcAGATTCAAATGAAGTTACGGAATACATATTTAGTGACAAGGCGCTAATATGGCGCCAATACACTAAGTTGATAAATTCAATGCATTTCTTCACGTaatgaaaacgaaacaaaaaaaattacatgtatccccgccatctgtattccctgatcaatatgacctcggtctctttacaacaagagtgaataggctgttactgaagtAGCGGCCTGTGAGTGAAgtggtgagctccatcttaggccctgtcttcactttccatcaggtgtgactagggccaatcgccgatcagtttataaaataaagaacatTAATACAAATGTGAGAAATGTCGCTCACATAAAACACCGCTTAACCAAACTATGCCTCACATTACGAACTTTACAGTTGAATATATCGATATCAAGTTCTTTCGATAGCTCATTTAGCCTTCGACTCGCGCAAACCAGGAAGCTATTCTAATTAATGTTTCGTTATCTGcttctatcgatcgaatatgcaagagtgatagagagacagcaatcgaactttcgattttcgtgtttcgcggtagaccctatGATTGTGCTAGTGAAGCCCTCTACGTAGAgctttgcgtaatattccctacgcttttgctttatttcattcaattttCAGGACCTACACTAACACTATAAATTCAAATTTcggtggcaaattttggatttttcatttgtatggcttaGGAGGCTAAAACCTGACATTCCGGAACAATTCATGTAAGTAAGTAACtaactttatataaatttattaaccaaaaaaacaaaaaggcataccatcagatccacagcgcaggcttcgtcacattacaataagctcatccacctcaggtttCGTCAAAACAGAACGTTCGTTTACACGTAAGTTATCTGCAACACGCATCGTCAACATTGattgaaaacaaagaaaaaattatgagtacaataataataacacaaaagAGCAAACCTAAACCCTAATCCGGTAAGtacccggcccaaacgtccccataatACCAGCGGCGTTCCCCCGCTGAACCGCCAAAGATAtacgttggaccaggtacgcacCAGACCTAGGATCACAACCCCTATCCCGCAAGCGCCTACCCAGATCCCTCACAAAACTCTTCGCCTCGGAACACCAAGGCCCAGCTGACTCAACAGCAAGAGGGACAAAATCATAAACCGGCTTTAAGTTTGAGTACTTGGCATGTTTTTGTCTCGCCGCATTCTCTGCAGCCCCCCCAGCCGCACGTGTAGTCTGTGCAAGATGTGACGCCGCAAATGTGCTCACACATGTAGCATCCCACAGCAGACTCCGCCCCTTAGCCCAAGGAACAAGGGTGAGACCGTCAGGCCGCTTCCCGTCCGTCCGACTAAGACCCTGGGGCTCCAACACGCACGGCAGGTTTGCCGACACCATCGCCCTGCGAACGATATCGTTAATCGCATGATGACGAGGAAACCTACCAGCACACCGCACACAACTCAATCCATGGTGCCCGTTCGCCTCCACCATAACCCCACAGACGCACAAATGTGGCTCGCACACATTACACCCGAGCCTTAACGCAGCACCAATCCTTAGGGAATCGTTATCTAACAACGTCCCCAAGTGCGACGACGGTAAGGCGTGCAGCCAGGCCCCAGACTCGGGTGCAGCTACCGCTTTCAGCCGAGCCTGTTCTACCCCTGATGCCCCTTCCAGCAACTGCTCATACGTCTGACGGCATAAAACGTCATCCCACGACCTCTGAGCCCCAAGGTCGTCCGGCCGCGTACCGCCAGAACAGCGAACAGTCCACTCATCCAACGCAGCACCCAAAAAAGGCATGAGGATGTCGACCTCATTGAGGGACAAAATGCGCGCAACTAGTCCCCGCGATGCATGCGAGGAAGCCAGAAAAGCTACAAGTCCCACATCATGCATGCGACGCACCCCCAAACCACCATGTCGTATGGGAAGAGTAGCCTGACACCACTGAGATTCCTCAAATCTGACATTAAGAATAGACTCCAGACCGTTTTGTAGTATCTGATCGAACCGTAACACAGCCTGCACATGCATCCACGTCGGCGCCGTTCTCAAAGTGTATGTCACGCGTGGAATTGATAAACAGTTACGCAACAACACCAAAGATACATGCGCCGACAAATGCTGCAAGTGCTTCATAGATTCTGAAAGCGCCACGGTCTTCTCCTGGACCACCTGACCAACCCCTTCCGGAAAAATCGGCGCCCCAAGGAGTGACAGCGATGACCTCTCCACCACCTTCATCCCGGGCAAAATCGCTTCAAAATCAGCTATGGAATGCATAGCATCTGGGCTGCAAAGAAACAATTCACACTTCTCAGCATTTATTTGCAAGCCAATGGCTGATAAAGCCTGCACAAGCTGCCGCACATCCCCCAACACAACATCTGGCGCACCACCTAACGTCCCGTCATCCAAGTACCATACGTTTAACGGGGAGGATAATGATTTTACAATACTTTGCACGGCTAGGCAAAAAAGAAGAGGCCCTAGCGGATCCCCCTGCTGAGCACCCACCCGTGATGCAATCAGATTAGTGCCATAGAAGAGATTGGTGGGGGAGAAATAACATTGATGAAGGTAGGGATATAACGAAGGCACACGATCCCTAACCTCCCTCAAAATTACATCTCTCTCTACAGTATTAAAAGCGTTTTTAATATCCACCTTTAAAACAACCCCGGAATTATTTTCCGGAGCCATAGCATAAGATCGCACTGCATGGATGGCTCCCTCACACCCCAAAGGCGTACCAAAACCAACCTGGCACGGCTGAAGAAATTCCGCCATCTCCTCCTTGACTGCACGACAAGCAAGCTTGGAAACAAGGCGCCTCAACGTGTTCCCAACAGCAATTGGCCTAACCCCACCATCCCTCTTCGCTAAAGCACACAGGGATGCCCCATATAAATACGGACAAGCTTGGGGATTAACCATGCCACGTAAAAGGAAGTTACAGAGCCTTGTAAGAGATTCCAAGAGTTTCCCCCCATTATCACCGGCCGACACCGAGGTTAACTCTTTTAGATGCTGGGGGCGCAAACCATCGAGCCCAGAAGCAGACCCATTGTAAAAGGACCCCAAAGCGCCCACAACCTCCTCCTGCGTCACGGTCAGGAATGGACTAGCCAGATCAGGCTCAGGGGGAAAATTCAGCTGCCTTGAAGGTGATGGGTGCTTCccgaccaaagcctccagtgtgtCCCCATTAGCCGGCGCGAGAGTAGAATCAGAGAAGAGAAGACGGACCGCCCCCCTCAAATCTCCATCATGCACCTTCGCCTCTATTGTCCGGTAAAGTGAACCTGTCTTAAGACCGACCTCAGCAGGAAAGTACAGGCAGCAATTATCAATATTCTCTTTAACCTGCGTAGTTAAAGATCTGTGACCGACACCGTCCGGAACTCTCAAAGCcgtaaaagaaaaagtgaacagcGCAAACCAATCTTTCAACTCATTATTGCTCAAACAATCATGAATTATTGCGCATAGCTTTCCTGCGGCTTGACTCCTCGCCCCCTTTGGCACGTGCCGCAACACCCTAACATTTTTCTTC
It encodes:
- the LOC134752493 gene encoding rRNA 2'-O-methyltransferase fibrillarin-like isoform X2 yields the protein MAGGSGSGARGSGGGARGASGSSGGGARRRGTGGRRGARRPSRALHHVLAEDGETQYEGEGTSGSDVEEDLYHLCLNDYKSI